The following coding sequences are from one Limnobacter sp. SAORIC-580 window:
- the gdhA gene encoding NADP-specific glutamate dehydrogenase, whose amino-acid sequence MSSSPELEEFMNGLIRRNPGEPEFHQAVHEVAQHIIPFVAKNPKYEAAQILQRLTEPDRIVSFRVCWEDDQGNVRTQRGYRVQHSNAIGPYKGGIRFHDNVTQSILKFLAFEQTFKNSLTGLPMGGGKGGSDFNPKGKSDREIMRFCQAFMTELSRHIGPFTDVPAGDIGVGGREISYMFGQYKRIRNEFTGVLTGKGLAFGGSEIRVEATGYGVVYFMEDMLSHKGLKFEGKVCSVSGSGNVAQYAVEKILALGGKVITMSDSSGTLHDKDGITMEKLAHIKELKEVKRARISEYLNQYPNAEFVADKRPWHIPCDLAFPCATQNEINAEEAAMLIKNGCMGVSEGANMPSEKGAIDAFQKARILFAPSKAANAGGVAVSGLEMTQNSMRLSWSRDELNQRLRTIMSDIHKRCVKYGAEEDGHIDYLKGANVGGFVKVADAMLAYGVI is encoded by the coding sequence ATGAGCAGCTCGCCAGAATTAGAAGAGTTCATGAATGGACTGATTCGCAGAAATCCCGGCGAACCAGAGTTTCACCAGGCAGTGCATGAAGTTGCGCAACACATCATTCCTTTCGTTGCAAAAAATCCGAAGTACGAGGCTGCTCAAATTTTGCAGCGACTTACCGAGCCCGATCGAATTGTCAGTTTCCGGGTGTGTTGGGAAGACGATCAGGGCAATGTGCGCACGCAACGTGGCTACCGGGTTCAACACAGCAATGCGATTGGCCCTTACAAAGGGGGTATTCGGTTTCACGACAACGTGACCCAAAGCATTTTGAAATTCCTCGCTTTTGAACAAACTTTCAAGAACAGCCTGACTGGTTTGCCCATGGGTGGCGGCAAGGGTGGCTCAGACTTCAATCCCAAAGGCAAAAGCGATCGCGAGATCATGCGTTTTTGCCAGGCCTTCATGACCGAACTTTCCCGCCACATTGGTCCCTTCACCGATGTGCCAGCCGGCGACATTGGTGTTGGGGGGCGGGAGATTTCTTACATGTTTGGCCAATACAAAAGAATCCGTAATGAATTCACTGGTGTGCTCACCGGCAAGGGCTTGGCCTTTGGCGGCAGTGAAATTCGAGTAGAGGCAACTGGCTACGGTGTGGTCTATTTCATGGAAGACATGTTGAGCCACAAAGGTTTGAAGTTTGAGGGCAAGGTGTGTTCAGTCAGTGGCTCTGGCAATGTGGCGCAATATGCAGTCGAGAAAATTCTGGCGCTGGGCGGCAAAGTGATCACCATGTCCGATTCATCCGGAACACTTCACGACAAAGACGGCATTACGATGGAGAAGCTGGCGCACATCAAAGAACTGAAAGAAGTGAAACGGGCCCGCATCAGCGAGTACCTGAACCAGTATCCGAATGCAGAGTTTGTTGCTGACAAACGCCCGTGGCACATACCCTGCGATCTTGCTTTTCCGTGTGCGACGCAAAATGAAATCAATGCCGAAGAAGCTGCCATGTTGATCAAGAATGGTTGCATGGGCGTGTCTGAAGGTGCGAACATGCCTTCTGAAAAAGGGGCAATTGATGCGTTCCAGAAGGCGCGTATTTTGTTTGCGCCATCCAAGGCCGCCAATGCCGGGGGTGTTGCAGTATCAGGTTTGGAGATGACCCAGAACAGCATGCGCTTGTCCTGGTCACGCGATGAACTGAATCAGCGCCTGCGAACCATCATGAGCGATATTCACAAGCGATGCGTGAAGTATGGCGCGGAAGAAGACGGTCACATTGATTATCTCAAGGGTGCCAATGTGGGTGGCTTTGTGAAGGTGGCGGATGCCATGCTGGCTTACGGCGTCATTTAA
- a CDS encoding NAD(P)H-dependent oxidoreductase: MNVLIVHAHPEPQSFCTAMMKRMQNRFEEQGHTVTVSDLYAKQFNPVASATDFAERSNPDYLVYALEQRHAQKNNTLPDDIASELELLRQCDLLVLNFPLYWFSLPAILKGWIDRVFLSGVVYGGRNFYDRGLMKGKQAWLTFTLGGREHMFGDDAIHGDLNTMLRPVLRGSLGYAGFDVLEPFAAYHVPYITQEARVEMLEQLDVAVNTLASRQRVSYPSLDNFDPQMNPLGK; encoded by the coding sequence ATGAACGTTCTGATTGTGCATGCACACCCCGAGCCCCAATCATTCTGCACTGCAATGATGAAGCGCATGCAAAACCGTTTTGAAGAGCAGGGCCACACGGTGACCGTGTCAGATTTATACGCCAAGCAATTCAACCCAGTGGCCAGTGCCACTGATTTCGCTGAACGCAGCAATCCGGATTACCTAGTATACGCCCTTGAACAACGGCATGCCCAGAAAAACAATACCTTGCCAGACGACATTGCCTCCGAACTAGAGTTGCTGAGGCAATGCGACTTGCTAGTGCTGAATTTTCCGTTGTACTGGTTTTCCTTGCCTGCAATTTTGAAGGGCTGGATTGACCGGGTATTTTTGTCGGGCGTGGTTTATGGCGGCCGGAATTTTTACGACCGTGGTTTGATGAAGGGCAAACAGGCCTGGCTTACTTTCACACTGGGTGGGCGTGAACACATGTTTGGCGATGACGCCATTCACGGTGATTTGAATACCATGTTGCGCCCTGTGTTGCGCGGCAGTTTGGGCTATGCCGGCTTTGATGTGCTGGAACCTTTTGCCGCCTACCATGTGCCTTACATCACACAAGAAGCCCGTGTTGAAATGCTTGAGCAGCTCGATGTTGCAGTGAACACACTGGCTTCACGCCAGCGGGTTTCATATCCCAGTCTGGACAATTTTGATCCGCAAATGAATCCACTCGGAAAATAA